The genomic region CTCAATGAAGTATTAAGCATAGATGATAATACCGATATAGATTTTAGAAACTCAGAAGTAAAGCTTATTACTCTAAAGCAAAAGAAAAAGACATTCCGCATAGTGCCTTTGCCTGCAAACATAATAAGTGAAGTGGCTACATTTATAGCTCAGTTTCCAGATACAAAAGGCACAGTGTTTAAGGGATTGAAAGATAGCAATTTTAGAAAAAAATTCTACGAGCTCAGTCAAAAGGCAGGCCTGCCAAAAGATATCTCTCACCCACATATTCTAAGACACACAAGGGCAATAGATTTACTCAAAGCAGGAGTTCCTGTAACAGTTGTACAAGACCTGCTGGGACACTCTTCATTAACTACCACTGCAATCTACCTAAGAATAAGTGCTCAAGAAGCAAAGTGGATATTGAAGGAAAAGGGGTTTATATGAATCGATAATAAATCAAATAATTACACTTCAGCTACAAATCTAAATTGTTTTTAAGCAAATCTATAATGTATTGATGTAGAGTTTTGTCTTGATTCAAAGACTTTTCTTTTAGTTTTTTCCATAAATTATAATCTAATTTTAACAGAAAGGTCTTTTCTTTTTGCACAACATTTTCGTTTATTGTATTTTGAACTCTATTTGCTTTTGAAGATTGAATAAATTCATCTTCATTAATATTTGGTTTTTTTGGTATACTCATAAAATCCTCCAAAACTAAGCTAAATTATATTACTTAGCTTAGTAATTTTACTTAGCTTTATTTAATTACTAATATTAGTAATTTCGTTTGTCAGTTGCTCCATTTCTTCTTTTGCTTTTTTGTCAAGCATTTCGATAACACCTTTACCTTCTTTTATACAATTTCTATAAACAACACGGCTATATATACTTGTTTTCAAAAGGCCTATGTTATACTTTTCGACCAGTTCAATAAGAGATTCTTCTGTGTCTTTTACAATGTTTGCTTTTATAACTTGATTAATCAAAATATAAGCTTTAATATCTTGATAAACCCTTGCATCTTGAATAATTTTTAGTGTATCTTCAGTGGCCCACAAATCATAAACAGATGGTAAAGTAGGAACAATTAAAATACCATAGGTAGCACTTAATATCGCGCTTCTAAAAACAGCGTCATCCCTCCCACCTGCATCGACAATTACAATATCAAAGTTCTTAAAGCTTCCAACATCTTTGTGTATAGTTGGAGTTTTTATGCTTATAGATTTAATATCATCGCTTTGTCTCATAGATCTAAATGATATTGAGCTTTCTTGTATATCTGTATCAATTAACAGTACATTCTTTTTTTGAACCGCAAAATTAACAGCTAAATTACAAGCAATTGTGCTTTTTCCAACGCCGCCTTTCTGGTTTGCGACAACGATAACTTTCATCACAATCACCTTACTAATATTACTAAGCTAAGTTAGTATAGTAAATTTATTTATATTTGTCAAGTAAGTTATATTACTAATATTACTAACTACAGTAAACCGCTTTTGAGTTTATTGTATAAAGATATTCTGCTCTGTTCGTACTCAATATCAGCTTGTTTTTGGGCACGTTCTTTTGCTTTTGATAAACGAATTTGGTATATTTCGTTTTTAGAAATAATATCTTCTATAATTAACTGTTCTATTTTAAACTCCATTTCAAAACTCTTTTCGTCAACATCTGGATATAAATCTTTAGCTTTTTGTAGGTATCCATCCAACAATTCTTTTTTATCTTCATCGTTAAGTAACCCCATATATTCTTTAAATATAGACGACTTTTCTTTATCTAAAGCTACTTCAATACTATGTTTTCTTTCTTTTTCTAAATTAAATAATAACTTTTCAAATATCTTCTGTTGTCTCATTATCTCTATTTCAACTTTTTTATAATCTGCATAATCTTCTTCTATGGCTCTTTTTAAGTA from Desulfurella sp. harbors:
- a CDS encoding site-specific integrase; its protein translation is LNEVLSIDDNTDIDFRNSEVKLITLKQKKKTFRIVPLPANIISEVATFIAQFPDTKGTVFKGLKDSNFRKKFYELSQKAGLPKDISHPHILRHTRAIDLLKAGVPVTVVQDLLGHSSLTTTAIYLRISAQEAKWILKEKGFI
- a CDS encoding AAA family ATPase; protein product: MKVIVVANQKGGVGKSTIACNLAVNFAVQKKNVLLIDTDIQESSISFRSMRQSDDIKSISIKTPTIHKDVGSFKNFDIVIVDAGGRDDAVFRSAILSATYGILIVPTLPSVYDLWATEDTLKIIQDARVYQDIKAYILINQVIKANIVKDTEESLIELVEKYNIGLLKTSIYSRVVYRNCIKEGKGVIEMLDKKAKEEMEQLTNEITNISN